The Onychomys torridus chromosome 4, mOncTor1.1, whole genome shotgun sequence DNA window TATTCCTTTCTGAGGACCAGTATAAGGCATTGCCTTTGTATAATTTAAATCTGTGTCTACCAgactgttttcattaaaaaagaaaaagaaaaaagtttgtgTCATGTTTCAGTGTGGTTTTAACACACTGGATGATTGCCTTTCAGGTTTCTCAGGACCACGAGACAATGGCCCAAGTTTTGTTCAGCAGGAATTTGAGATTGAATGTAGCTTTGACTTTCTGGAGAAAGAGAAGTATAAGTGAACTTGTAGCTTATTTAGTGAGGTGAGTTTAACTTTTTGATCTTTATTTAACATGAATAGTTTttaatgagaaatgaaaagtgaCTCTTTTAAAAGGCTCTTATTggttaaaaatttaaactattgTATTTAGCATCCAGAGAGTCAGTATTGTTTAAATTACATTCATCACCAATTTAAGTATAATGAGGATACAGAAAACTGTCTTATCAGATAGAACAAAGCTGTTACTTTTTCTGATTATCAttcttttcttatctgtaaaactAAATTTGGGAAACTTAGCATTTGAAAAAAAGGAACCCTTTGGGAATTTTAAGCATGACCTCATTTTATTTAAGTCTCTCAAATATTCCTTACGGATACCTAATTGATGACTCATTGAGTTTGACTTTAAAAAGATGTCATTCATCCCTttcatctctctttctgttttctcttcctctgtagCATTTACCATTAGCATCCTGCTCTGTGTGTTTTACTTGTTTGTCTCTCGGAATAACTGTCATCCCTACAGCCACTCAGGCATTGGAAAGCAAACCCtgtctcttttttcccctttatatCTCAGTACTTGACTCAAGATATATACTGAAGTTGTTTGTTAGTAAGTATTGAATGCCTCCAAAGGAGGATGGAAATTGTAGTATGGATGTAAGTAAGGACCTCGGCTCTCTAAAGCATTGGTGTCTGTCTTGTACTCGCAGGATAGAAGACCTTGGAGTTGTGGTAGATTGCCTTCCTGTTCTAACCAATAGgtaaaaaacagtattttttcagaaaaaaagtaagatttaaagaaaaacattataaTTAGTTCATATTTTGTAACTTAGAATTTCCTTTAGTTTGCAGGAAGAAAAGCAATATATCTCACTTGGCTGCTGTGTAGACTTACTGCCTCTAGTAAAATCTCTACTTCAAAGCAAATTTGAAGAGTAAGAACTAATCTAaatctccctttttctctttgaaCATTCTCAATTCTGTGTTTGTGAGTACATGGTAGGAGACTGGGCTCCATGGGATGCATATGATACTtggttatttattcattcattcattcattcattcatttatttatttatttagatactttgttttttaatttaataaatctGAGCTACATCTTATTTATTGTGACAGAGGGAGTCAGAACAACttgtagaagttggttctctcttccaccatgtgaattccAGAGATTAACTGGACTGTCAGGTTTGGTGTCAGGTGCCTTTTTCcattgagccctctctccagccttatttCTATTTCCAAGGAGTTTATAGTATGATTaggaaagaaatgtaaacaataaAGGGTAGTGACAAAAAGTATCTAAGAACAGCTGTGTAAACTATGGTTTTGTAAAGAAGATCATGAAAGTAGTGAAATACCTTTTTCTTAagggagaggggtgtgtgtgtgtgtgtgtgtgtgtgtgtgtgtgtgtgtgtgtgtgtgtatgggcttTTTAGGCAAGGGAATATGAACTTTTCTAAAGGCTTGTTATATGAAAATAAGTTCtgtcaaaatatttcatttcagaTATGTAATAGTTGGCTTAAACTGGCTTCAAGCAGTAATAAAAAGGTGGTGGTCAGAACTCTCATCTAAATCAGAAATTACAAGTGATGGGTATGTATAGCTTTAAAGATAATTCATGCTGAAATTTCATGGAAAAGTGTCTTAACTAAACAAAGTAGTGAGTTTATCCTATGATCATTGTGTAATTTTATTCTCTTCGTTTTCAGAGAAATCTTAAACTGGGGtgctttttatttatgaaaaaccACACAGAGCCCCTTAACTCCCTGTATCTCTTCTGCCAGAATACTaccttttgttttatattgttgtttgttttattttgtgacagtctcattgtgtagccaagACTTATCTTCAAACTCAACAGTCTTCAGCCCCGACTTCCTCAGTGCAGAGTGTAAAGACAGAATACCAATCTCAGCCCTTCCCTCAAGAAGTGCTTTAACCTTCATATGCACTGTACCAAAAAGTCAGAAGGAAGGAGCTGCTCTTGGTGCAGTAGGAAATGGAAGTATCCTGCCTGAGctctgtgaaaacaaaaacaaaaaccattacaATCATCATGATTTGAATATTGCCTTAGCTTGAAAAGAGGAGGATTCTACACAGATGAGCTGGACTctaaacaagccaggcatggtggaacacacctataattctaatACTGGGAAGGCCAAGGCTGGAAGACCacaggtttgaggctagcccaggctgcatagcaaaataaaattaaaattaaaattaaaaaaaaaaataggaggagaaacaaagaaacaaaaagccagacagtcttgaaaacacacactttctcttcCCTAATGGCCTCTTAATTCTATAATCTTTGTAGACTCAGAATTTTCTGTGTCATACTCAAGATGTTCACATGCTAGAAATACCTGCTTGTTGTCTCATCTACTTTTGTAACGAAATATCCTTGTGTAACTAAATATTTCTGTGCCTGGCATGTACTACTTTAAGAAGTTGCTTGActttagtgtatttttttttttttactgatataaattaaaaacaagtccATATCTTAGTATTtgctttctcagttttcttttttttcctcttagaaatattaaaattttaaagcagcAGTTAAATGGATTATGGGAACAGGAAAACCACCTTACTTTGGTTCCAGGATATACTGGTAATATAGCTAAGGTAATctatatttgtaatttaaaagttAGACATGAATTTAATAGTGATCTGTATTGATATGCTTGTCTCTTTACAGGAAAAAGGTACATTGTTAGTttagattttaatatttaaactCCAAGAAGACATTGATAGTTATAATTGCAGAAAGAATTAGtgataataaatatatttctaccTACTGCTTGGTATTTGCTGTCATGAGTAGTTATTTACCAGGAAATAAAAGTATTGTATGGATTAAGGAAATCTTTATATCATTGGCTCATGAAATGTTCCTTGGATACCTAtataaaaaggaacaaatgatGTCAGGCATTAAATGTGTCCCTATATATGATTGTTCTCAGAAGATTCCTTAATCCCTTTTCTCCTTGTCTGCCtcacctttctctctgtctttgtttttgttgagacagggtttcactatgtagccttgactggcctgaaacttgctatgtagaccaggatggcctcaaactcacataagtctgcctgcctctgcctccgcctcccaaatgCTATGACTAAAAGTGTGTATTACCATGCTTGGCAAGAAtccttttgttttatgagacagggtttctctatagctttggaggctgtcctggaactcactctgtagcccaggctggcctcaaactcatagagatccacttggctctgcctcctgagtgctgggattaaaggcgcgtgccaccaccacccagcttgtttgttttttgagacagagtttctctgtgtagcgatgactgtcctggaactcactctgtagaccagaatggccatgaactcagagatcctcctgcctctgcctcccaaattctgggattaaaggcatgtgccaccacacctggctaagaaTTCCTTTTTAATTCACTACTTTTACTCTGATCATTGACTTAATATGATTTTCTTTAATCTCTGGTGTATAGTCATGCTTTGTTCAAATTCAtcttctcttaatatttttcagaaTCTTTAATGATGAAAGTCTTATAAACAGAACTCTGTTTCCCTGAAGTTGTTTATTGTTtcatgggttgtttttttgtgttttgttttgttttttggcttttcaagacaaggtttctctgtgtatttttggtacttgtcctggatcttgctctgtagaccagactggcctcaaactcacagagatccacctggctctgcctcctgaatactgggactaaaggcgtacaccaccagtGCCCAGTTTTTATTTcgtgggtttttaaaaaaaattttttaaagatttatttatttattatgtatatagaagagggtgccagatctcattacagatggttgtgagccaccatgtgggtgctgggaattgaacttaggacctctggaagagcagtcggtgctcttaacctctgagccatctctccagccccatttcatgtttttaaagtatacataCACATTACTATGAAGACCTTAGTAGAGCTGAGAAGCATGCTTCCTtagaattttgcttttttttttttttttttaaacaaggataGTTAGGACTATCCTTAACTCACTGTGAAGCGCACACTGGTGTTGAGATTACCATCTTCTTGCTGCAACCCTCTATGTGCTGGGACCAGAGGAATGTGCTGGGACCAGAGGAatgtgctgccaagcctggctatcttaaattctctttttattaaaaaggaaaagctttCTTATAAACATGACCTTAAGATACTATGATAATACTGAAAATTGTCAATTAAGTTCAATATAAGGTCTGTAATAAAGTCTTCATTACAGTATCAGCCCccaatatgtcatttaaaaaattaatgtttcctttgacagtttcatacatgtgtatagtaCATTCTGGTACTGATCATATCCTCCCACAACCTCCAGTCACCCTACTCTCCTAAGTCCCCATTCCACTTTTCTATCTTTTTaccttgcttttggttttgtttatgagCTATCCACTTAGGCATCACTGAAGACAGTGGCTTCCTCTCCCACAGCAGTTCTTGACTGCTCcactatgtctttttttttttttcaggttaaaAATCCGAGCAGATGACTGTAGGGTAGGGAGTGGATATGGAGAGGTGACTGGCTCAGTGTTTAGAAGCATGTGGTGTTTttacagaggacatgggttctCTTTCTAGTGCCCATGTACTTTGCAGCTCAAAGCTTTCTGTAACTTCAGTGCCAAGGGATTccgtgtcctcttctggcttcttctggcactatgtgtacatgtgatgcacatacatacaagcatgcaaacactcatacgcataaaaataattcatttttaaaaatgagagaaatgatATTGTCAAACTATGCTTCAGGCTTTGATTTATACACAGCACTTAGAGAATTCCTGCAAATGTTAACTACAAAGTGGAGTTGTTTGAGCCTAGGAATCAAAACACTCACTTAGTATTTACTCAACATTATTGAACATGTACTATGTTCCAGGCCTTGCGATAAACAAATGCAGATAAAATTTTTGAATAaaacttcttccttctttttaaaggttACAAAGGGAACTAGGGCAAATTAAGAAacaaagcagagccaggtggcagtggcacatgcctttaatcccagcacttgggaggcagtgccaggcggatctctgtgagttcgaggccagcctggtctacaaagcgagttccaggaaaaaggcgcaaagctacacagagaaaccctgtctcaaaaaaccaaaaaaaaaaaaaaaaagaaacaaagcagaaaagaaagaggttgtgtatgtttgtatttgcTTTATTAACTAATGGGATGTTTCTGTTTTATCCTTTAAGGACGTAGATGCTTATTTATTACAGTTGCATTGAGAGATTTCATCTTCTAAAGAGTATTTGGCTATTCAAACAGTGCTGGATTATATGATTTCCAGAAGTAGGTCTCTCCTGAGAACTGTGAACTGTGGAAGAAATAAAaccaatcttttcttttaaaaagccacataatAAACCACTAATGAAATCCTAACAATCTACTTCACATTGAAGTGGAAATATCCGGAAGGAGCAGCTTCAACTTCAGTGAGGTGAAAGTGCACTCTGAAGACGTTTGCCTTTGCTACACACAGATCTCCATGGCCGTTTGGTAGCATTGCTTAAGAACTGCTGGGTTTTAACTCAGTCCTGCGTAAGAATATCACTTATAGTATGCAAAAGCAAGACAGGACTTCTAACCAGGAACTATAAAGACCAATCActaattttattgtgttttatgaaGAAACACTTAAATGTGTGCAGCtattttcttctgttgaaaagACTTCGAAAGTTTAAAACATCATAGTAAgtaatattaaatttttttgtcCACGCTGATACTGTGTGCAAATGCCTTAATTATTGATAAGCCAATGTGTTATAATACcaatatctctttttaaaaattaaaagcaaccaTGCTTCTGGCATGATAAAATCATGGAATTAAATCAGGGGTTTACATTCATGTAGaatgttgttgttgaaatatattCTACACCATTTTTTAAACTTGAGAAATTTTTAgcatctctgattttttttttgccagaatcTTCAtgttatgtttgtatgtatgtgttatccttatataaagaaaaaggtgAATATGTATTTGTATGAATGTTTAACTGAAAATGTTCTTGGAGTTGGCTAATTTATATTCACTTTTTATTGTATATGGAtttctaatatttttcatttctgtaacaTTTAAACTTCATTTGAGTAAATTTactaaatatttctattttttgcttttcaattCTAATTTTATATGAAATCTAATTCCTTTTCACTACATGTGTTCTGAAAGGTTGCATACACATTTCAGAATTGTTTACAGTTAATGCTGACATTGTACTTTAAGTTCCAACACATTGTATCACTACCTCCTCTGATGGTTAGTATGAAATCCCACCAAACTGTATGcgagcattttttgttttgttttggtttggtttggttttttggagctgaggattgaacccagggccttgtgcttgctagtcaagtgctctaccactgagctaaatccccaacccctgttttgttgtttttaataatcaCTTTTAGCATTAGTGTACTCAATTCTGGAATACCTTAACAGTTCTGAATTGTACCTGTCTTAGAATTGCAGTTGAATTCTGAATTCTCCTGGTCCATCCATCATCTTTCTTGAATAAGGCTTGCAAACTTCCAGAAAAGATAAATCAGCTTTCTCTTCATATTCCAATGTACGTCTTTAACACAAACAGTGACTACTAATAAGCCTCCCCATCATCTTTTCTTGCTATGAAAGTGTTTAAAGTGTTACTTTTCACCGAATTCTGTTTTTGTATAGCTATCATTCCAGATAGCTATGTACTCCACAAAGTGAACATTGGTTgtagtaattattattatgtcCTCAGACTAGAGTCATTCCAGATGACTGCAATTTTGTAGTTAAGAGGTGAGGTATGTAAGAAGTAATTTTTCAGGATGTGAGAATTTCATAAACCTGCATCATCTCTGGAACCTGAAGATGGGGAATACAGCCTTTCTTTCTTAGTTCTTTAGTTTTCATAGTCTTATTGAACCGTTTGGACAGGTTAACATGGGTGGAGTGTGATACTAATGAGTTTGAGTCTCTGATCCTTTTAAGTTCATTAACTTTTCACATGCACGAAGTCATTCCATGGCTTCAGATTGCACTTTCCCTTCAGTATCCATCTAATAAATTCAGTGTATGATCACAAAGAATGTGGTGTACaaagtttatttttcaaagagaaatagAATGATTGATTTGTATGATAATATAGATTTCCAGTTTTGAGGGGAACATATTCAAAATAAGATCTAATATACCTTATAATTTTTAGTTGCATAGTATCAAATAATATGGTTCAGATTATTGACTAAACAGTGTCTTTGAAAAAAATCGAAGTTCAATTAAATGAAGTATCAATAAAAATTGAGTAAGAAACAGTGCTATTGTTTTAACAGAATGTTTATGCCTAAATGTGTTTGCTGACATGGAGTAAAATGGCATGCTCTATTTTGTATGCTCAGAACAATGTAAGAAGCAGCCTtatgggctggagatgtggctcaacAGTTaggcacactggctgctcttccagaggtcctgagttcaatttccagcaaccatatggtggctcacaaccatctctaatgaaatctggtgccctcttctggcatgcaggaatgtatgctggcagaacactgtatagtaaataaataaacctgggggaaaaaaggagaagCCTTACTTTGCAAATAGTATTCCATAGCACATAACTTCAGTTCTGTCCTTGGCCTTTGCACCTAGCTACTGAGTTGTGACCTAAGATCCTTGGACAACAGGTGTGTGAAATAagtatttttcaatgtttttttatATTAAAGTCCTTTCATACTATATTTTAATTAGGATAGGGTTATCTGCACCAGAGAGCCAAAGAACACAGTAGGGCCACTTGCTGTGTTGTCCAGTTCACGTAGGACAGTTACTGTATTCAGTTGCTTTTTTGTTACTGTGCTGCTAAATAGAATACCAAACAGGAACTACCCTGTTTGGGTCTCTATATTTTTTGAGCTTTTTTACCTTAAGTTTTCTGCACTCTGGCATTTTTTCAGGTTTAGGGACAGCTAGATTATTGAGGTGATAGAGGATCAATATCAAATAATTAGCACCCACTACAGATAAATTGATTTTTGTAGTATGTCATGGTCAGAATAAGGCTTAAAATTGGGAAGCAAGTATTAGCagatagctttttaaaataattttggcagcaatttaaaaaataattggcaTCAGTTTTATGTATAAATCCTGAAATATGGAAATTTGGATGTGAGTATCTGAGGAGTTACAATACTAGAACTAAACTCTAAGATCTATTAAGGAGCTAAATGCTAATGACTCTAAACATGCTCGATACATGCCATGTCAGAAGCCTCAACATGGTTGTCTGCCTCCATTGCTGTATTTCTAGCCATTAAGTCAGTAGTTCTCCGAAATTGACATGATTAACATTAGCCATAATTAATTGGAAGGATTCTTGGCTATTGAATGCTAATAATAGAAATCATATTTAAGTTTCTGGTTACTTAGGTTAGTGAAGGAGTTTGAAAAAGTATTATTAAAGCTAATATTTCATTAGGTACTCCTGGTTATCTTCCTACTTAATGAAATGGTCCTATCAGTTGGCCTTTGtccatagaaagaaaaaaagtaagaacCACAAATCTGACTCATCTGTAGTGAACTTACGGCATGACTTCTAGCGCAGAGTTATTTTCTGGATTCTCTCAGATGTAAGTAGTACCATGTATTGATAGATGTTTGCTAATATGtgttgttctttaatttttctagccataaaattgtaaaaatgcTCTCCAATAGTCTCCTCGTCCCCCTTTTATTTTGTGACAGTAGTATACAGTAAAAAGTTCTTTCCCAAGCCtgccatggtggcacaggcctataatcccatcactgggagcgatttctgtgggtttgaagccagcctgatctacatagcaagttcaggccagcaagggctacagagtgagacttctgtctcaaaaagaaagcaaacaaacaaaaattatcccTAAATATTGCATTTCTAATTTATATCTGTAGTCACTAACAACActatagcaatagaaaagaatGTTGTACATTGTGTATCCAGTATACTGGGTACATTTTCCAGTACTATATTTGACATAGTTTAAAAGTCAGTATATTTAAATACTGTCTTCATAATTTTCTCTGAGTCAAGGCATTAAGCTAACAATATCTTCTAAAAACCAAACTTTAGTAGAAAGTATATACAACCACTCACAGAACATTAAATCATGTTCTCCCTTGAAGACAGTAATTAACACAAGACAAAATGATATAGCTGCTGTTTACCTGTAGTTCCAGTAAAAGCAACACCACAACCActgtcagattttttttcaaaatctgtcATCAAATATTGCTTTGATATTGCAGAATTTTTTATTCTCTGGACTATTTTCAGATGCGAACTTTCAAGGTCCAGATAAGGATTCAGCCCCCAAATAGACTTGTTCAAGTacttgttgtttcttttcttttctctcttgacaGGGTCattctgtatagctctggctgtcctggaacttgctctgtagaccagacagaccaggctggcctcgaactcatggagatctgcctacctctgcatcctgagtgctaggactaaaggcttgtgccactactgcctagctCTGATCCTTAAACTTTAAAATACTGTGTTTTCATTCAAGAATtgtgtaaattttttatttataccaAAGTTGatgttttttttccagataagAGACACTAGTCCCAGAATATGCTGAACCACCAGAGCTGGAAGCACATAGCACATAGCACATAGCACAAAGgctgttacatttgttttctctgctgtatGGTCTCTGTATCCCACATAAAAGCTGTACAAATGAAGACTGCTTATAAAATACAATAGgtattttcatataatgtatGAAATATGTAAATTCTCAGGATTGATGAGTGTTCCCTGGGTTTTCCACTTTTATCTAGAAATAATTGAGAATCATTAGAGtgattttaaattcatttttaaagtcacAAAAGATACATACTGATTTCTGAAAATAGTCTCCCCCAAAATTAAACATGTATTAATCTACCTCATGGTGAACCACTTGGTCCTGTTTTTACagattttcttctgtgtgtacatatatgcattcCTGTGTGTATGGGTACATTCATGCACtcatgtctttctgtctctgtctttttctctctgtctctctgtctctctctctgtctcgtgtgtgtgtgtgtgtgtgtgtgtgtgtgtgtgtgtgtgtgtgtgtgtgtgcatgcgtggttttgatttttttttttttggatgtggagctgaggatcgaacccaaggccttgtgcttggtaggcaagcactctaccactgagctaaatccccaaccccggttttgattttttgagacagagtttttctgtgtagccctggctgtcccagaacttacagtgtagataaggctggcctcgaacttggaaATTTACCTGCCTTTGTctcgaaagtgctgggattaaagctacaTGCCACCCTGTCCAGctgaatgtatatttttaatccaAGTTAATTTATACTCTACCTACTGACATTTGATATGTGGTTTCCTGCTTTCATTACTAAAGAAGATTGAAGGTAACTggaaagctttttttctttatttgcaggGATTTGGGGTGAAAGGTTCCACTGTGTGTTGcaagcctggaattcactgtgtagtttgCAAGCAGGAAATTAGTTCTTCTGCCTCTATCCCCCAAGTCCTTGGCATTATAGGTATGCCTTGCCATCATGCTGATGAACATAGTGGTTGTTTATCAGAACTGTTTATATTCTGAGCAATTACTGTTAACTTCTTTGGAAGAGGAAAAAATagggtttgttttgggtttttgctgtttggtttggtttggcttatttgttttaagacagcctcttaccatgtagcccagactggctttgataATCCTGCTTTAGCCTCCTAGATCCAGGGACTATAAACTTGTGTCACTATGTCCAGCTAAAGAATTACCTTGAAAGCAGTCTTAGTGTATGATTCTGTTGTTTTGACCATTGCTTGTCAGCTTTTTTTAATGTCAGAAAGTTACCTTATAATGAGAAACAGtacagggctagtgagatggtttAGTAGTTAAAGGCACTTGTCTGCCAAGCCTGTTGACTCGagctccatccctggaacccaaatAGTGGAAAAAGGAAACCAACtctcagaagttgtcctctgatccacaTACGTGGACCTTGGCACATACATGGATGcacacttcttttatttttaagatagtgTCTTGTATAGTCCAGACTCCTCTTAAACTCTAGATTCACCTGcatcagtttcctgagtgctacaATCACAGAGGTGTGAGATCACCCCCAGTTAACGTTTGTTTAAGCCATCCAGAATTTCAGTTTCTGCCCTGATAGTTTCCTCGAGCCTGGAAACAGTTTTCTAAGCAGTAGCCCATTCTCTTTAAGTATGAAACAATCTATGACTATTCAGTCAGTGTAGAATTAAGAGTTGACTCTGAAGACCCAAAAGATCAATTCCTGATATCAgtactcaaaatattttctaccaAGAGTTTAATAAAGTGCTTCTAATAGAACAGTTTTCATTCCTGCCTAAATATTGTTCTTTTAGTGGTAttaggaatcaaatccagggccctTTGGATGCTAGCAAATACTCTACCAATGAACAATAACATAGTCTATAGTCTTAGTTTAACAGTAATTCTactctgtcttgggggaaaaCAGCTTTTGTCTAGAAATAGATAAAAGTTAATAATCAGAACTAAGATAATCAGTTAATGAGAACTAAGgtaacatatttgtgtgtgtgtgtgtgtgtgtgtgtgtgtgtgtgtgtgtgtgtgtgtgtagacaaggcacagtggctcatgcctgaaaTCCCCACAATCAGGAAaccgaggcaggagaatgagaagTTTAAGCCCAGCCTTGTATTCATAGCAAGTTCAGGCCACAAATGATAAACACTGAGACCCTGTTGAGAATAGCAGCAACAAAAATCTTAATGTTACCTTGTGCATACATAGTTACTACAACCAGCCAACAAGTTTATTGTATTCCCACGGGGAGCAAAGGAGTGGGATTTTCTAGTAGACAGATGTACTGTTGACTTACCACTGTTGTCATTAGCTTAT harbors:
- the Katnbl1 gene encoding KATNB1-like protein 1 isoform X1, producing MASDTHHVKKRNFSNSIEDHPIDLPRKRISNFTSKNMKEVKKSPKQLAAYISRTVGQAVKSPDKLRKVLYHKKFVRRSFPNPCYRTKQSPKGGGCDMANKENELACAGHLPENLRHDSRTFVVNAVDSGSSQTESPSSKYSGFFSEVSQDHETMAQVLFSRNLRLNVALTFWRKRSISELVAYLVRIEDLGVVVDCLPVLTNSLQEEKQYISLGCCVDLLPLVKSLLQSKFEEYVIVGLNWLQAVIKRWWSELSSKSEITSDGNIKILKQQLNGLWEQENHLTLVPGYTGNIAKDVDAYLLQLH